TCAATAATAAAGACCAAGCTTAAAGGcaaccaaagaaggaaaaaaagtgtcAGGCTATTTTTATCTTCGAAAACAATAAATGTCGGTAGCAATCATAGTgtaaaagtgctgaaagaaaataactgcccAACTGAAATACATAGCCACTTTCTGAACGTAATTCTGTAAAGACTGAGTGTTCTCCCCTACACAGAACTACTTTAAAAGATTAACTTCAACAAGAAGGAAAGATtggaaatcaaatattttaagcaaagaaGTATATTGATAGAGCTCAATAAGCTCAAACTACAAACAATTGTAGTAACTATATTTAGGATTTTAAATAAGGTATGTCTAAAAGAGTAGACAACGATAATAGATTCTGAGAACGTAAATCTTGGAGAAAGTTACACATGCTTAAGTATGTATCTTGTtttggagaaggaaagaaagatgatCAACTTTAAAGTTTTAcggaaaaacataaaattaggtATTTTGTTAAAATTGTAAAGGTAAACAACACAATtagaatagaatgtatatttgcCGTATCagtaaaagaaagggaagggaaataagataatgcaatggaaggcaaaaaaaaaaaaagagaaagcaggtgAGCAGGTAGGGGGTGAAACAAAGGCATGGCGTAAAGACTGCAAGGTAATGAAATAAGCTCAAAATGTCCTCAGTCACAGTGAGTAACCATAGACTAATTATGCCCATCTAAACAGAGGCTATCAATTtggattaaaagaaatttttcagcAATATGTTACATAGAAATGTCTAAAAAGAGACAGCCCTTTCCACTctatgaggacacagtgagaaggcaccatcAATGAACAAGACAGCAAGTACTCTTCAGACACCAGATCTGCCAATTCCCTGAAGTATTTAAACAGTCAAGTAAAAATCAAGCTGggtaatcatggcagaaagtgggCTTGATCCCTCTGAATACGTTTGTTCTCATGAATATGCGATGAGAAGGCTGACCAGTCTGTTGTGGCAGCCCCAACTCTGCTGCACAGAGACAGACGCCTGCAAGAATGACAAGGACCCTGTGATGATAATGGCATCAGCGCTCCTATGATCTTGATGGCCTGGCTGGTGACTGCAGTGATCTTGTTCCTACTGAGACCTCCTAATCGAAGAGGATCCGACGTACCTGAAAAGCCAACCAGTCCTCATAATGAACAAGATCCACCTGCTCCTCCTGTGGCTAATTTTGAGATACAGGAAGTGAAGGTGCTTAACACCTTGCAGGACCAAACGAACAACCATGACCAGAGTACTCTTAATTCTATGAGAACTGTTTTTCCTTTTGCACTTGCAATATGGGATGGGATGGTTTCCATGGGCTTCTAGAAATTTCACTCGCAAGCTTATTTTTGCTTCCTGTATTCCTATAATTTCCAGTTACAGTATGTTTGAGTAAatgattgcatttttaaaagttacatggGGTTGGTTGTCCTAAATTTAAATATTCCACTCATTCTGCTTGTATCTGTCATCATAATTTTTGTGATGATTTCTGGCCTGATTGAAAGAAATTTGACCACtctgcatttaaatattttagttttgatagctttttaaattccttttttataaagtatttataaAGTTATTTGGGGTTGTCTGGGATTGtatgaaagaaaattagaatcatactgtatttatatttactttggtAGGTTATTTGTGGGTGGCAGTTTTCTCTAGTTCTTGGAACTATGGCAGTTCTTGGAGTATTTTACAAATTGCAGCTGAAACCTGTATCA
This DNA window, taken from Pongo pygmaeus isolate AG05252 chromosome 6, NHGRI_mPonPyg2-v2.0_pri, whole genome shotgun sequence, encodes the following:
- the LOC129041530 gene encoding LOW QUALITY PROTEIN: small integral membrane protein 14-like (The sequence of the model RefSeq protein was modified relative to this genomic sequence to represent the inferred CDS: inserted 1 base in 1 codon; substituted 1 base at 1 genomic stop codon); amino-acid sequence: MAESGLDPSEYVCSHEYAMRRLTSLLWQPQLCCTETDXLQEXQGPCDDNGISAPMILMAWLVTAVILFLLRPPNRRGSDVPEKPTSPHNEQDPPAPPVANFEIQEVKVLNTLQDQTNNHDQRLKEEVGLEKEEQAQPLKAELTSVPAWEHPPEHLGVSAMNIMTNMKMDTGIVTINRTSRK